The Streptomyces achromogenes DNA segment TCCACCACGGTGTCGAAGGAGGAGTCGGCGGCGCCGAGGGTGTCGGCGAGGCTGTACCCGTCGTCGCCGGCCGGGAGCTCGGCGTCCAGCGAGAGGGTGCTGAAGCTCTCCAGGGCTTCCAGGCCGGCCGCGACCTCGTCCTCGGTGAGGCCGGTGTGGGCGGCGATGTCGGCGACCGAGGGCTCGGGGGCGCCGGGGGCCTGGGCCAGTTCCCGGCGGGCGACGCGCACCTTGTTGCGCAGCTCCTGCACGCGGCGGGGCACGCGCAGCGCCCACATGCGGTCACGGAAGTGGCGCTTGATCTCACCGGTGATGGTGGGTACGGCGTAGCTCTCGAAGGCGCCGCGCTCGGGGTCGAAGCGGTCGACGGCCTTCACCAGGCCGAGAGCGGCCACCTGCCGCAGGTCCTCGGTGGCCTCGCCGCGGTCGCGGAACCGGCCCGCGATCCGGTGGGCCATGGGCAGCCAAGCGGTGACGATCTCGTCGCGCAGGGCGTCCCGTTCCGGCCCGGCCTCCAGCGCGACGAGCCGGGCGAACCGGCCTGCCGTGTCGGGCGCGTCGTCATGGGTGCGGCGCAGTTGGGCGGTCGTCTGCGCGGTGGGCCGCGCACTGGGCTGAGCAGGGGTGGAAGCCGTGACATCGTGACGGCTTGTCGACATGTCGATAGGCATGCGGATTCGCTCCTGAACGGTCATTTCAGGGACAGACGACGAGAGGGCTTCCGCCACCCGGAGCGCACGGGGCGCCCCGGGGCGGACATACCGCTCCCGACGGCGCGCCTCCGGTCCGAAGCACGAACCTCCGTCTGCCCTGCCCCCCGGGGCGCAAACTCCGCCCGCCCGAAACCCGCTCACGGAATGTCCGCGGCCGTGCCCCCGGAGGGCCGGCCGGCGGGTCGGAACACCGGCACGACGGCGGTGATGCGCTTGCCGCCGGAGGGCAGATCGGCCACCCGGACGTCGCGGGCCAGCCGGCACACGATCGGCCAGCCGCGGCCGCCCGCGCGGCCTCGTCCCCGTTCGTCGTACGGGTCGACGGCGACGGGCAGTCGGTCGCTGCGGTCGCTGACGGAGACCCGCACGGCGCGGCCGTC contains these protein-coding regions:
- a CDS encoding SigB/SigF/SigG family RNA polymerase sigma factor, which translates into the protein MPIDMSTSRHDVTASTPAQPSARPTAQTTAQLRRTHDDAPDTAGRFARLVALEAGPERDALRDEIVTAWLPMAHRIAGRFRDRGEATEDLRQVAALGLVKAVDRFDPERGAFESYAVPTITGEIKRHFRDRMWALRVPRRVQELRNKVRVARRELAQAPGAPEPSVADIAAHTGLTEDEVAAGLEALESFSTLSLDAELPAGDDGYSLADTLGAADSSFDTVVDRESAKEGLRRLPERERAILYMRFFEDMTQSRIADQLGISQMHVSRLISRSCERVRQEALR
- a CDS encoding ATP-binding protein, with translation MRTNYSSDFVDTPDNPFRCGDGEWCRPADVRNAVRRAVVGRCGATGCPYDEEGLSDALLVASELSTNAILHGGGMTGFDVDVDGRAVRVSVSDRSDRLPVAVDPYDERGRGRAGGRGWPIVCRLARDVRVADLPSGGKRITAVVPVFRPAGRPSGGTAADIP